The following nucleotide sequence is from Aptenodytes patagonicus chromosome 6, bAptPat1.pri.cur, whole genome shotgun sequence.
ACGCTCGGCTCGTTAAGCAATTCTCCACCTCAGTTTATAAGTGCATCATGGATTCAAATTCATCGATTCGCTGTTTGGTGTTTCCTTTTCTAATCCTCCGGTAGGAGATTGTGTTGTATCTGGAATAGCTGTGTCTGGAgatatcattttttttccccaggctgggctgctccCCTGGTTTCTCCACCTGGGAGTTGCAGCCAGGGCTGGCCGGGGGAGATGCCTCCTTGCCGCTGTCTTGCTGCTTTAGACAGGACGCCTCGCTGTTCTCCCTCTTGATTTCGATCACCTGAACTTCATCCTCTTcagtgtcctcctcctcctcctcctcctcctcctcctcctcggctgcATTCCCTCTCCCATCAGCGCTGGCTGCGAGGGTctccgcctcctccccgccgggGCTGGCCGCCGTCCCCAGCTCTCGCTCCCCACTGCCCGCAAGCGTCCCCTCGCTGCCCGGCCCTGCAGCAACACAGAGGGAGTGCGGGTGAGTACGGTCTCAGCACCGCCTTCACGCCCCCGTCGTACGTGCTCTTGAGGTAACATCACTTTTGGAGACTTACCAGCTCCTGCCACCAAAGCACCCATCCTCCAGAGACTGCCTGGTGAGGAGTGCCCCATGTCTCCAGGCTGAACCGCCATCACCACGGATGCTTGCATGTGCTTTAGAAAGGCTTCGTACATTGCCAAACTCACTGCTTAAGGCCACCTGCCCTTACATTTTTTAATGCCCGTCTCCTTTATACCACCTTTCCCACGGAGCCGTCCCCACTACCCTCCTTTAAAAGGAGAGGCGACGCAGATGCCAGTGGTCAAGCCTcgaggagggaagagcagcacaGCATCCCCGCTGCGCCCCAGGACCAGAGGCACTGCCCCCCTGCATGCACCAGATCTGCTCCTGCCCTCTCAGTTCCACGGCTGGCAAACATCCTACTGCAGGGCCCTGCTGTGGTGCCTTTCCAAACGGCTTTCCCAAAGCTctctgccttgggcaggtgctggacCCAATTAGCCAAACTCCCCATTCTGGAGTTGTTGCCCCCTCCCCGCGGGACAGACCCCACCACGGCACCAGAGGGTCCTGCCTCCCCGGGAGAgcacgggaagggaagggaagggaagggaagggaagggaagggaagggaagggaagggaagggaagggaagggaagggaagggaagggaagggaagggaagggaagggaagggaagggaagggcaggagccGTTCTGCACGCAGTGCCCAGCTGTGCCGGCCATGCAGCGGGACCCCGGCACAGCCCTCCTGGGACACGTCCCTTCTTCAGGGGTGGCCGACCAGGCTGAGATGGCTATCATCTCCTGTTTGGCACGTCTCTGCATTAAATGATGCTTTAGTGTCGCAACAAATGGTCTATTCAACATTTTGTCTGTGGGGTCCTGAGTATTAATTAGACTAAATTGGTTAGGTACTAAAAAGCTGCCTGCAATTTAGAGATAAAGTGCTtgtggctgggggggagggaCTGTGGGGGGGCTGTGCAAGATGGTTTAATAGGTTTTATTGTGCACTCATAAAGCAACACAGCTGGAATATGGATGACAGCTCTAAGTGGGAAAGCCTCCATCATGGTTCACCTCCTCAAAACCTTTGCAGCTGCTATGAAATATTATTTTGCCTATGACAAAtgttcatatatttttttccttttcgtaATCAAAGTAAAGTTTCTGTTTACAAGGCATGGCCCATACGTCTTTTAGAGGTACATTCAATAACCCTAGCTTTGCCAGCACCGCAACAACTACTCTGGGTTGTTAATCTGCTCTTCCCTGAGGATGGGTTTCATATTTATGTGGCAGCTGACATATAGAAAATACCAACTTATTGTGGCCAGGTGGATGTGTACGTGACAAGGAGGATCCAGCACGGCCGGGTGccagggagctggggcagagccgcCAGCCCTGCACCCCGACCACCGCCAGGGTCAGTGCGGGGGGGATGTCGTTAGCAGCCCACGGCCCAACCGTCCCTCATCCCGTGGTTGCCAAAAAGGACAAGCCGGGCAAGAGCCCGTGGGTGGGAAACATGGAAGGGCAGCAATGCCAAAAGCCCACCCACAGAGAGACATAGCTTTCCTCCTTTAATAATACTCAATAAAATACTCCTCCTTTTTGGAGGAGGGGCTGCATTTTTGCATAGTATAATTAAATATGTTCgactatgtgtatatatattcaataCATTTTAACTTGCTGCCGGGGACAGGCAGCAAGTGCCCCCCTACAGCCCTTCTCAATGCAGGAGGCAGGTACGAGGTTCAGCCTTGCTCCAGCTGAATTTTACCTAGGAACAAGTAGAGAGACCCAGGAGCAGATGTTTAGGACAGCAGACAATTTTCTGCTAGATACTTGGGCACCAGGGGGATTTAGACACTTGGTAAATCAGGTAGGAAAAGAGTTTGGGTTTTGAGGCCCCATATTTTTGACTGACAGCCTCCCGAGGTTATGCTCTGAGCTCCCCTGCATGGAGCAGAAGATAAAGCATCTCCCAGCCTCACAGGGCTGTTGGAGATCTCCTGGTCGAAGACCCCAAGGTGCTTTGATAGCCCATGGTAATGGAGATACATGCAAACCTCAGGAAGAGAGATACCAGCTGTGTTTTCTAAGGTGCAGCAACTCTACTGATGAGAAATGAGTCACTGCTCTCCAGAATATAAGGGTCTGAccaaatttggaaaaataataaccACCTGTATGTCATTGTCTTTGAAGGCTACTCATGGCTCTGCTTCGGGAAAACCTCATGTCACACAGCATTTTCCATTACCTTCCTCCGACTCCTGGCCGTCAGTCCCTGTATCCTGGATATCAGCTGATCCCTGCTGTAGCATCCCATCGCTTTCCTCTCGCTTTTCTTTAGGAAATACAAAGCACAAGAAATGGACTGATGGAACAGTTAGTGACAATAATTAGGTTTTAATGGTTGCAGATTTGCAGCAGATTTTTCAGAGCAGATCGAAAAATTGCTTGTTTCTTTAGTCACATACTTTTCACAGCATCCTGTGTAACTGCTAGCTCAAATTTGTCCCTAAACTCTGAATTACTCTGAGTCATTGTTACAACTACCATAGGTTAGGAATTTTGACTAATACACATAGTACATTCCATTATTCATAAGGCTATACATAAAATagagcttttctttccaaacacttAAAGAAAGGCAGTCTTGTACTTTACCTTCGCATTGCTTCTCTCCATCAAAATCCCCACGTACTATGTCCTCTGCCAATGAATTTCTATTTTCctcctgattttcttttgcaGGTGGAGCATCAGAGCTCATTTCTGCATTCACATAAGGAACTGTCCCGACAGATTTTGATATTTCATCGATGACACCAATGACCTGGAGTGGGCCCTTCTCCGGGGGTACGCTCCCGTTGCACTCGGGCATGCCAGATGCCGCTGGGACTTCTTCTGTCATGCTTAGGGCCGTGCCGTGCCCGCTGACCGGGGCCGTGCACCTCCAGGGGCCCCGCTCCTGCACCCCAGGGTTGGGAGCGCTACACCTCACCCCTTTTCCCCAGGGGATTTTGTTCCCCTGCTCAGATGGTCAACACGCGTCTCCTCTCCGGCGGccgctgcagcagagcagggtccGCGATTGCACCATCAGATGTGCCGAGGGCTTGCCAGCGGGCTCTGGCCACGGGGCGATCCAATCAGCACCTTGCTTGTTGCTGAGGCTGGTCCCGTTGCATAATTAAATGCACCATTTTAATTTACATAAACAAACAATGTGAAGCAAGGAATCTTTTGTGCTGGCATGGAGAGCGGGTCTTTCAGCATGTCAGCCCCGTGGTAATAAACAGAGATTTTGTACTCTCGGCACAATGGCTCTTTGTGTCTCCGCCTGGTCACAGGGACGATGGTTGTTCTGACCTCTAATCCCTGGAGGGTGACCACCTTCCATAGCGCTGCTGCCACCTAACCCGCTTAACATTCCCCATCGGGTTTGTGTGCTGATAAACCTCGCCGTGCAGCTGGCCGGACAATGAACACATTTTGTACTTGTCAAGGAACAAACCGGCTGGTTGGAAGGGCACATGCCCCGCACACGGCGCAACGCCACGCTCCTCTGCCACACAGCCTTAGCCTGGCCGCGCGTGTTTTACAGGCAGGGCCACGTCCTGCCGGGTGCCGAGCATCTGCAGTTACCTGCTAAGGGAAATGCATCTCAAGGGCTCGGCCCTCAGGGACAGAACTAGAAGATGAAAACCAAAAGCACAAGCCAAAGCGACATTTTGTGACAAGATGTGAACTGAGGTGGCAGGTCCCCGAGGCCGAGCCAGCCAGGCGACGGGACGCTTGCTGCCTGCTGACACCCCAGCGGGAGCCCCCCCAGCGCCCAGGCAGGTCAGCGCGGCACTGCCCCTTCCACACCCACGGCACAACCCCCTTTCGCAGAAGCAGCTTCTGGTCACAGCGGTAGAAACTCTCTGTAAAGGCGTATGAAAGGGGCAAGGGATGAGATTAGCACTTATATCAGTAATTATCAGTTGGACCTAAAGCTAGCAGAAGCAAGAAGGGAACATTTtacagagggaagcaggaggatCACCCGAGCACTGGGGCCATTTTCTGACCGTAGCTGAACTCGTCTCAACCCTGGTGCCCAAAGCCAGGTTTACGTAAGAGTGTAATCTCCTGCTGTGAATGACTTTTTGTGTTCATACAATGCAACATTTTTGACATCTTTGGGCTTTAGGATTTTGAAATCCTCTTGTCGAGTTCAGACCTTGATTAGAAATGGACCCAAAGCCTTTCCACTAGTTTTGTTCATCTGTGAGTTTGCATCTCTAAATCAACAACTTCGCATCATTGTTATGAAAATGAGTTTGGTGTAATTGATTTACAAAATCAATCCTATGCTGGAAAAATTTGTCCAAGAAAAATGGATGATGAGGTTTGAAAGTGAGTTGACAATACACAGCAGTAGGTACCCTCAGGAGGACAGGCTGGGTACCCGGCACGGGCTGATGGCGAGAGGCTGGGTACCTGGCACGGGCTGGTGGCTGGAGAGCAGAAGGTTACTTTCTATTCTTACCAAGCTATTTCCATATCCCTGAGATAATCCAAAGGGCCCTGCATGTGATTTCTGAAACATGGGCCTGTCCCCAGGGTTTCCCTTGGTGTGGAAACACCGCTGAAAAAGGTTTCATGGCTGGGACTTACCTGAGCATCCCTGCTGTACCATCAGCTCGGGACTGTGCCGTTAAGGTACCTGTGAGACCAATGAGCTGCGCGCGACAGAGGCAGCGCCAACCCGGGGCGCATCAGCCGAGACGCAGCCAGATGCCCACACTGCCCATCCACGCCATCACACCTCGCTTTGTGCAGACCCACTcccctgggcaggggagccgtggGGATGTCCCCCACCAGCCCTGCACAGGCCAGTCTGGCTCATCACCGACCTGGCAGCAGGCACGAGGGCAGGGCGGGGATGCAGCCGTCACACGGGGTGCGAGGGGCCACAGCCGCCCTGGGACGGGCACCACACCCCGCTTGGCACAGCCAGCACAAATCCTGCACTGGGGCTCGAGCATGGGGCAAACTCCTGGCCAGGCTTCAAATTTGAAATAACCCGAAGCTGAAAACATGGCACCAGGCTTGCCAGGCGGGGAGCCCTGCTGACCCGGGAGCCACATCAGCTcccgcggggacggggacagggaccgGTCCTGTCCTCATCTCCCCAGGAACCTGCCTGCCTGACTTCCTGACTGCAAAAAGATATTGAAACAATTTTAGGTATTTCCTGGTGCCACCTATTGGTTACACAACCAATTCTCAACAATTCACATTTTCCCAAATTAGTGCCTCGTGGTCGAAGCACGATTTGCATGAATCTATTATAAATCATTTTCCGTGTGACCTTTAATGCAGGATGTTTCCTTTCGAGCTATCCTTTGCTAAAATTTCAGAAATAGCACCTGGGATTTCAGAGGCGTTGGGGCGCAGCAGGGATTTGAAAGTCGATGAGGTAAGTCATTAGAGCCACAGCAATTCCAATTCATTCCAGAAATAGGAAGAGGCTGCCGTGGCAGGGTGTTTGTTTGCAGGGTGTTTGCAGGGTGTTTGCAGAGCTCTGAAGGCTCCTCTGTCGTAATACTCTGCTCCCCAATTTCTGCTCCAGTCACAGGTTTCCAGGAGCAGCTCGTGCACACATCTGGCTGCCTGGGGGAGCACGTGCACCATGCACGGTCACTGGAGCAGCTCTAGAGCAGAAGCCATGTAACCCGGGGTCACCGTGGGAGATGCAATGCCACCTGAAAGCCAGGGCAGGATTGAGAGGCACGGTGGCACTGGAGACAAACGTTCCCACCGCTGCGCACAGCCAGGAGGGATTTCATTTCACTTGAACACCCAGAGAAAAACTCCTGTGGATCACGTCAACAAATTACAATCAAGCATTTCCATTTTGTCAGCAAGATAAATACCTTGTGTTTATGAAAAAATGTACCTTGGGATTCGTCTTCTGtagaaaatttcagaattttaactTTTCACCCAGCGGAGGAATGGAAGGAAAGGCGGAAACACGGGCATTCCCCCTGGCAGAGCTATGTCGGGCACCAGCCAGCCCTTGCATGTCCTCGGGGccgggatgctgctgctgccccgatGCTTCCACTGGCCATGCTTGGCTTCAGAGGGGAGCTGCACAAGGAGCAGCGTGTTCCCTCTGATAAACAGGAGTACATGTCAGAGTGATGCAGCAAGGGCACGCTAGTTACAAACCATGGGCACATGCAGAGCAATTAAAGTTTTGACAGTGTTAAAAAtaggcagctgctgctttcttcctggCAAACACTACGCAAGGAGCCCGAAGGGATTGCTGATGAAGggagagcagctcctgcctgttTGAAGGCATTTGCCCGCACAGGTCGTTCTCCCCAGACTGTGCCCAGGAGCTGAGGGGCCGCCTGTCACCCCTAGGTCATCACGGTGACTGAGAGCCTGGAAGCTGCTCGgatgctgcagcatccccagcgGTATTTTTAAGCTGGCAGAGTTCATAGCTGgacttggaaaaaggaaaaagtatctgCAGGTTCCTCCCACCACAGGCAGCTATTTATAAACTGAGCTGGGCAAAACCACCTCTCAAGGCtaggaaaacatttcatttgcacAAACCTGAGGTGGTGTGATTTCTGCCtctttaagcttttaaaaaaagaaaaagcctgtacTGAAAAAGTCAAACTTTATGGAAGCAATTCAGGCTGCGGCTCTTTCCCCGAGCAGAGCATCACCAGAACAGCCCTGCTCTCTGCTTTCCCAGACTCTTCCATCTGCACTGGGGATGCTCCTGTCCCCACCCACCCGCAGGTGCCACCGGGGCATTTCTTGGCAGTGCAGCCCAGCATTGCCAATGGCAGCAATGCGGCATGGCCGTCCTCTGTCACAGGCCATCAGCTCTGCACCAAGTTTGCaaggcagcgctggggctggtCGGACGGGCTCTGTCTGGGCTTCGCTGGCTTGATCTCGCTGCGATGCTGATTTCTGTGACTGACCGGGTGTCTACGGTGAGTTTGCTTTACTTTTGCTTATCTGTGCGTGGCACAACCATAGTTTTATGCAGACAGCAGTAACAAGTAGCTGGTCCGTGCTGGGAGCACagcaataaattcttggctttatgTATGTATAAGGTGTGCTTCCCTTTTGCTTTGCAGTGGCAGGCAGGAGAAAGTCACCGATGATAACTATGTTTCATGATCTTCTTTTCAATGCTACGAAAGCTGGGTGCAACCAGCTGCTACACATGAAAACTTCTAAAACAGTTGCATGAGAGAGGAAACGTCGGGTACGAAAGCAGAAATCAGCagagcagaactgcacacaggaaGGCAGAAACGCAGCCACCCCTGAAAAGCGTGCAGAAAAGTGATCGCTGAAGGGATAGCCACCTGCTCCGGGCACAACTGAAATGGAGCAAAACCTAGGACGTGCAGAAACATGGGTCAGACAGGACTCCTCGCATACTTCAGCAGCTTCCAGGGCTCGACCTTTGACCTGCGAGGGGACAGTTTTTGCAGGATAGTGCAGCCTTGAAGCCAGAATGTTCCCAGCAGAAGCCACAACCTGTTTCATGGTTTTGTGGAAAAAACCTTCCACAGTAGAATTTACAGGCCAAGAGAgcccagcaaaaaaacccctgaaatatTGCAAAGATCATAAAAAAAGGGCAAGGCTGGCTAGAGAGCTGCAAGCCAGCATGAACGAGGTGAACAGGTCTTGGGGCAGCAGAAGAGGCACTTCTAGGTCCTTGGAAAACATTGCTGTGATGCCCCATAATCAGTGCGGGAGCCGCAGGAACCAGCGCGTTTAGCAGAGGGGCCATGCCTGCGCCCCAGGAGCAGCCAGGCGTCCCCCGGCACAACACCTGCCCCTTCGCTGGTGCAAAGCCAGCACCGTGAGGGTGTGCTGCTAAAGCAAATAGGTTTTGCCAGCTTTCGTGCTGGAGATGCCTCAGCTGTGCTGCACTAAATCAAGCCAAAAGATTTAGGACCCAAATATTCCCCTCGCCTGAAGTGGGTTTCCTGCCTGCTTACTACTAACCCAGGGGCTGAGTGCCATGACTGTGTCTTGCCCGTATTTGATGCAGGGTCTTGAGTTCAGAGAGGGGTTGCCTAGATCTGGGCACTGGGCAAGACCTGGTTAAGCGGTTGAGAACCCTTACAAGGTCAGGCTCAGTAGCATTCAGCAAATTAATAAAAGttttaagtttaaaaaggaaTTGCATTCTTCAGAGCAGCTGCATTTCTTTCGGCAGTAAACTCACGTTGTCCCCTTTATCCATGGGGCATAAGAAGAGAAAAGGTAATCCTTTGGCTGTTAGGAAATCAAGCAAACCCTTCAACGACCCCATGATCAGTGAGAACACCTCCTCTGCTGAAGGTCCAGAGCACCTTCCACACATGTCACTCGGAGCACCAACCCTGTGAACCACAGCATCACCGTGCAGCGTTGCCCGTACACCAACCCTCCTCCTGCCCCGACTCCCGGGAGGCAGAGCAGGGATCCTTCCAGATTCCTCTCTGCAAGgagaaatgccattttaaaagagCTTTCTCGTTCATATTGCTATTTGGTTTGCCTGTGAACTCCTTCCTCCCCTCGGAAGGCTGGGGCACTGCTGATCTCAATGCCTGCTGCAGCGGCCCCGCAGAGCCTGCCTGTCACCCACATCCTGTTTTTGATCGTGGCCGTGAACATGTCATGTTGTCTTGTAGCAACCAAAGCATGCT
It contains:
- the ERMN gene encoding ermin; translated protein: MTEEVPAASGMPECNGSVPPEKGPLQVIGVIDEISKSVGTVPYVNAEMSSDAPPAKENQEENRNSLAEDIVRGDFDGEKQCEEKREESDGMLQQGSADIQDTGTDGQESEEGPGSEGTLAGSGERELGTAASPGGEEAETLAASADGRGNAAEEEEEEEEEEEDTEEDEVQVIEIKRENSEASCLKQQDSGKEASPPASPGCNSQVEKPGEQPSLGKKNDISRHSYSRYNTISYRRIRKGNTKQRIDEFESMMHL